The Chloroflexota bacterium nucleotide sequence ATGGCATCATGAAGCGCCGTCTTCGGACGAACGGCGACGTGGACGAGCATCCCTACATCTTTCCCAACATCCTGCGCGTCTTCACCGAGACGCAGATCCGGGTCCCGGTCGACGATACCCACACCCAGATCTTTCGGGTCGGATTTGAGCCAACACCCGATGGAAGCGTTATCGAGGATGAAGATGAGTCGTCGGTGAAGTATGTTGCGCCATATAAGAGCCCACCCGACGGCATTCATCCGGAGGCGAGGTTCGACACGCGTATCGAAGTCCAGGCGCAGGACCACATGGCGTGGGAGACCCAGGGACAGATCGCAGACCGCACGGCGGAACGGCTGGCGACGAGCGATCGCGGGATCGTGATGCTGCGGGAGATGATGTTCGAGAACATCGCGAGAGTACAGCAAGGGCTCGACCCACTGAACGTGATTCGAGACCCGAACCACGCCGTGATCGACACGAACGTGGACAACGAGTTTCGGCGGCCCGAGCGTCGGGCGCGCGCGCTGGCCTAGCTCGTGAGCCACCTGGCTATCTGCTCCCCAACGGCGTGGGTGGCAGAACGGTCATGCTGATCGTAGCGAAGCATCGCCGTCGAGCGAGATCCTTCGCACAGTGCCCCAGCCAGATCGTGCGCGTCCTCACGGGGGCTGTAATGCTCACCCTCGTCGTGGCGTGCACGTCCCAGAGCTCGTCCTCTTATTCGTCACGTCCAAACGCGGAGGGGCAATCGCCCGGAGCGCTAAAGCGAGTCGTCGCCGCCGTGCAAAGCAACCCGCCCACGCTGAATTCACGGGTGGGCTCGACCGTTGGTGGGTCGCAACCGGGCGTCGACGCCATCGAGGAGCTGCTGAACGTGGGGATGTCCACGCCGGACGCCCACGGAGTGCTCCAGGCGCGGCTGGCGGAGGAGGTCCCAACGGTCGAGAACGGCCACTGGATCGTCACGTCCGACGGGCGGATGGAGACGACGTGGACGATCCGGCCAAACGCCCAGTGGCACGACGGCGTACCGGTTACGGCGGACGATATGGTTTTCACCGTCCAGGTCGGACAGGATCGCGAGATACCCGTCTTTCGCGACCCGACGTACGACATCGTGGAGTCCGTCGATGCGCTGGATGCCCGCACGGTACGCGTACGCTGGTCCGGACCGTACATTCGCGCCGACTCGATGTTCTCGCGGGCCATCGCGCTGCCGCTCCCGAAGCACATCCTGGCGGACCCGTATACCTACGACCGGGCCGGGTTTCTCGACCTCTCGTACTGGAGCGGCGAGTTCATCGGTACCGGGGCGTTTCGGGTCAAGGAGTTCGAGCGCGGCGCCTCCCTTACGGTGAGCGCTAACGATGCCTACGTCCTCGGGCGGCCAAAGATCGACGAGATTGAGATTCGATTCATCCCCGATAACGCGGCGGTCGTCGCGAACCTGCTCGCGGATTCCGTCGAAGTGACGCTCGGGCGGAGTCTGTCCCTCGAGCAGGGCGTCAACCTCCGCGATCAATGGCGCGATGGCACCGTCGACATCGCGTCACAAAGCTGGATGGCGCTGTACCCACAGCTTCTTACGCCACATCCCGCGATCATCGGCGAGGCTGCGTTTCGTCGCGCTTTGCTCGATGGGATCGACCGACAGGAGATGGCGGATACGCTCGAATTCGGGATGGTCCCCGTAGCGCACGTGTACGTCAGCCCCCAGGACGCTGAATTCAACGAGATACTGCCCAGCGTCGTGAAGTATGAATACGATCCGCGATCCGCAAAGCAGCGGCTGTCACAGCTGGGGTTCGAGACTGGGGCCGATGGCAGTTATCGGGATGCGGCCGGAACCGCTCTGGGTGTCCAGATCCAGGTCACGTCGAGCCTCGAGGCCCAGGTTAAGTCGGCGTTCTCCGTGGCGGACTACTGGCAGAAGCTGGGGATCGGCGTCGGTGTCGACGTCGTCCCTCCGCAGCGCGCGACGGACGCGGAGTACCGCGCCACATTCTCCGGCTTCGCTCTCGTACGCCAGCCCAACGACGTCGATGCCATCACGCGCGCCCACAGCCGCACGACGCCCCTTCCCGAGAACAACTTCACCGGTCTCAACCGCACGCGATACCGGAATCCCGAGTTCGACGCACAGATCGACAGCTACACCACGACGATTCCGTTCGCGGATCGGATGCGCGTGCTCGGCCAGATCGTTCATTTCATGACCGACCAGGTCCTGTGGATGGGGCTGTTTTATGAGACCGAGCCGACGGCGATTGCCAAGCGGCTCAAGAACGTCACGGCGCGAAGTCAGAAATCCGTCCAGACCTGGAACGCCCACGATTGGGACGTATCGAGCTAATGTGATCTGGAGGGGAACATCATATGGCTGACCGACGATCCATCTTTCTTTCGCGCGAAGGGCCGCGACGCCAGGAGGCCGGTTCGGCTCCTATCCCCGAGGGGTCCCGGATCGGCAACGTCGTAGCGTCATCCCTCCTTCACGGGATCAACTGGGATGTCCGCGACATGAGCCGAACCGATCCGGAGGAGCAGGCCCGCGAGGTGTTCCGCGCGGTCGAGCAGTTCATGGCCAACGCCGGCGGCACCACCGAAAACATCGTCCAGCTCACCGTGTATCTCAAGGACGAGCAGTACCGGAAGGCGATCAACGCCGAGTGGCTGAAGATGTTCCCGAACCCGGAGAGCCGACCCGGGCGGATCGTCGTCTACCGCGATTTTCCCAACAGCAACCTGTTTTTCGAAGTCTCGGTCCTTGCAGTCCTGTAGGACCGGGTCCTGAGACTCGAGCGCTCCCGCGATGCGATTTCATGTCGTGATGCTGCCGAACTACGTGGTTGGTGTCGACCCGCCGTTCGCGAACTACTATCGGGAGCTGCTCGAGCAGATCGCGCTGGCGGAGGATCTTGGCTTCGACTGCTTCTGGTTCACCGAGCACCACTTCATGCAGTACGGAGGTCCCAGCCCGAACCCAGCCGCGCTCATTGCCGCAGCCGCTGCCCGTACGTCTCGGATTCGGCTCGGCTGCTCCGTCTCAGTTCTCCCGCTCCGGCACCCCGTGCACATTGCCGAGGATTACGCGCTCGCCGATGCGCTGTCCGGTGGCCGCCTGGAGTTCGGCATGGGCGTGGGAAACAATCCGCGCGAGTACGACGTGTTCGGCGTGGACATCGCCGAGGCGCGCGACCGGTTTGAGGAGGCGCTGGAGGTGATCCTGGGCGCATGGACGCATGAGCGCTATAGCCATAAGGGCCGGTTCTGGCAATTCGACGATCTCACGATCTTCCCACGCCCGATCCAGGAGCCGCACCCGCCCCTCTGGATCGCCGGCCTCTCGGAGACATCGCTGAGCCGGGCCGGCCAGCGCGGATACAACATCATGACCGTCGCCCATCCGCGCCCACCGGCTGAGGTTCGCCCGGGCGTTGCCGCGTGGCGAAGCAACCTCGCAGACGCTGGCTTCAGCCCGACCGATCGCCACTGCCTCATCCACCTTCGGGCCTACGTCGACGAGGACGCGCGTCGCGCGGGTGAGCTGGGCCAGGCTGCCATTGCGCGGTACAACGCGCTGTCTCGCGTCGGACTCGGCCGTCCAGCCCGACCCGATGAGAGCGACTGGGAGGGCATGCTCGCCGCAGGCCGAAACGTGTATGGCACCCCAAAACAGTGCGTCGAGATCCTGCGACGGACGATGAAAAACTTCGACTTCGACATCTTCGGCATGCAGTTCAGCTTCGGCGGGCTCCCACACGCCGACGTGGTGAAGTCGATGCGTCTTTTTGCCCGTGCAGTCATGCCCGCGTTCGGCTGATGCCTCGGCTCCGCACGCATGGCGACTGCGGAGCACAGCGGTGTCGATACGCGCTCGGCGCGCACCGCGCCGTCGTTGGATGAAGGAGGTTCCGTGGTGCGCTCTTCACCATTCGAGTCGCTGGCCGACTATATCTCGTCGGCCCTGTCGCGACCGCTGCCGCCCGAAGTGCAAGAGAAGACCTCCTTCCACATCCTCGACACGGTCGCTGCGATGGTCACAGGGTCGCGCCTCCGCCCCGGCCGCGCCGCTATCGACTTCATCCGCACCCAGGGCGGTACGCAGGAGGCGACGGTGGTCGGGTCGCCCATCGTCACCACCGCGATCAACGCGGCGCTGGCGAACGGAATGTTGGCGCACTCTGACGAGACCGACGACTCCCATGCTCCATCCTTGACCCACCCGGGCTGCGCCATTGTGCCGGCCGCGCTTGCTGTCGCGGAGCGCCAGCAGTCGACGGGCGAGGCGTTCATCCGCGCCGTCGCGCTGGGATACGACGTGGGCTGCCGTGTCGCACGGGCAATGGGGGGGATCGACGCCCGGGGATGGCACGGGCATGCGACGCACACCATCGGCCCAATGTTCGGCTCGGCCGCGGCGGCGGCCGCCCTGCTCAAGCTCGATTCCGTCGGCGTTCGGTACGCGCTATCGTTCACGGCCCAGCAGGCCTCGGGCATCACCTCCTGGGTGCGAGACCTGGAACACGTGGAGAAGTCCTTCGTCTTCGGTGGGAACGGCGCGCGCAGCGGTGTGACCGCTGCGCTCTTCGTCGCTTCCGGAATGACGGGCGAGGAGAACGCGTTCGACGGGGAGAACGGCTTCCTGGAGGTCTTTTGCCCGAGGGGCGAGCAGTTTCCCGAGCTGGTGTCTACCCTCGGCTCGCACTACGAGATCTCCTTGACGAACATCAAGAAATTTTCGGTTGGATCGCCGATCCAGGCGGCGGCCGAGGCGATGACCGCCCTGGTGACAGAGCACAGCCTGACTGCGTCCGACGTGCGTTCCGTCGACGTTCTGCTGCCTCCCCAGGGGGCGCGCGTTGTCGATGGGCGAACGATGCCCGACGTCAATCTCCAGTACTGCATCGCGTCCATCCTCCTCGACGGAGGGAAGCTCACCTTCGCGGCTACGCACTCCTACGATCGCCTGAACGACCCGGCCATCACTGGACTGATGGAGCGCGTGAGCCTCGCCGGCAACCCGGATTTCGCGGGCATGGAGAGCCAGCGCCCGGCAACGGTTCGCGTCCACACCAACCAGGGCTCGGTCCTCGAACGGCACGTGCCGGCAGTCAAAGGCACGCGGGACAACCCCATGACGCGGGACGAGGTCTTGGCAAAGGCCGTGGATCTGATCGGCAGCGTGTACGGCGAGAAGCGCGCCACGGAAGCCGCGCACGCGATCCTCGATCTGACCGGGCTTCAGTCCATTGCGGCGCTCCGCCCCCTCCTGGCCAATTAGCGACGGCGACCGGGCAACTCGGCGGGCAACTCCCCGCGATCGGGGCGGATGCGGCGCCCTACAGGTAGCCGGCCTCGCGCCAATAGCGTTCGGCCGCCGGGTGGAGCGGGACCTTCAGCGGGGCTGCCTGGGTGTCCCGGCACATCTCGTCGATAGGAAGATCGCGGGGCTCCTGCCAGATGATCGCCGACTTGCGGGCGTCCAACGCCTGGCAGAACCGGTAGATCATGTCGTCGGGCGCGTCGGCGCGCGTGTAGATCGGCCAGCCGCTGAAGTCGAGAGCCGGTACGTCTGAGTCGAGGTTTGGAAACCGCGACCTGGGAATCGGCGAACGATGGAAGCCAACGTCGTCCATAGCTTGAAGCACCGATTCCTCCAGGGGGAGGAGATGCATTCCCAGATCGCCGAGCTGTGGAATGAAGGAGAGCACGGCTTCGTCGAAGATGGCGTCGACCTCGCCGCTCAAGACCTGGCTGGTCCGTTCGCGCTGAAATGACATGTGCGAGCTGGGCACGACGGCCCCGCCCCATGACACGATGTCCGCCACGCTGAAGTCGTAGCAGGCCAGCACCTGGTCGATGTAGAGGTGGGTGGCGTGGTCGGGCTGGCGGCGGAGCGACATCTTCAGTGGATAACGCTGCTCCTTGATGTCGGCCAGCGAGCGGAGGCCCGTGCGGTCCGCGACGGCGAAGGCCAGCCAATCGAGCGACGGAATAACGGCGATGGCGCGCACGGGCATCGGCTTCGACCACGCCGCCTTCCCGCGATACGCGGCGGCCAACGGCCCGGCGGGGTTCATGAGCGCGATGTCCACTTCCCCGCGAACGACCTGGTCTACGACCTGGTAGGAATCGCTGCCGAAGAGCGTCGCCGCCCAGGCCTGCTGTCCCTGGGTCCGCATCTGAACGCGGGATTGATCGAAACGAAAGCCGGGCTGGCGGACCATCTCGGCGGTCGCCTCGAGGATCAAGGACGATCGAGTGACGGCCGGGACGGATGTGGTTGGTCGTTCAGCCACCGGTGGGCGCTCCTTCAATGCAATTGGATCGATGCGTGGGACTCTCGTGCTCGTGGTCGGGAACGGGTTCAGCGGTCAGCGGAGATTCGGCATGACTTCTTTTGCGAACAGTTCTAGGCTGCGCATCGCCTGATCGGGCTCCATCGTCCCGAAGGGGAGGTATGTCAGGAACCGGCCGACGCCCAGCGCCTTCTGCTGCTCTTTGATCAGCCGCGTGACGGTATCCGGGCTTCCGGCCACGAGATATCCGTCCTCGATCACCCGTTCATACCGGGCGTCCTCGCCGATGGGCATCGCCCGGTGCCCTGCGGACTTGTACGCGTAGCTTCGATCGCTGATCCGGAGGCGCTGCCGCTCGCGCGTTTGGGGATCGTGCACCCCTGCGCCGATGTTGCTGTAGAACTGGAAGGCGTGGGCCTCGACCTCTTCGCGCGCCTGGGCGTCGGTGTGGGCCACATACACTTGACGACTCACGCCGGTGTCTTCTGGCCGCGGGGTCCAGCCGCACTGCTCCTGGGCGTATTTTCGGTAGTAGCCGAGAGTCTCAGCGATCTGCTCGGTCGGCGAGAAGCTCGTGAGGAGCCCCGCGTGGTGGCTCGCCGCCCATTCAATGCTCTCCGCGCTGTTGGCTGCCGCTACGATGGGCGGGTGCGGCTGCTGGACCGGCCGAGGAATGATGGACACTTCATCGTAGTCGTAGTGCTCGCTGTGCCACGCAAACGGCTCCGGCTCCGTCCATGCCTTCACGATCAGCTCCCACGACTCCTCCCACATGGACCGCGCCTCGCTGTTGTCCACGAGGTAGGCGTGGGTCTCTCGTGCTGTGCCCCGCAGGAAGCCGCTGACGAGGCGCCCGTGGGAGAGGACGTCGATCATCGCCAGCTCCTCCGCCACGCGGACCGGGTGTCCGTGGATGGGAAGGCAATTGCCCATGAGGACGATCCTGGTGTTGGATGTGTGCGTCGCCACGGCGGCGGCGATCAGGTTGGGCGACGGGGCAGTCCCATTGAAGGCGAAGTGGTGCTCGGCGAGGCACACGCCGTCGTAGCCAAGCTCGTCGGCCCGCTTCAGGAGCGCGAGGTGGCCGTCGTACAGCTTCATGCCCAGCTTCCGGTCGTACATGGACGCAGGGAACGGGTAGGGGATCTCCCATTGGCGGTATGGCCACATCATGATGTCGAATAGCCAGATTTCCATCGCCTCACTCCTCCGCGGAGCTCGCTGTCACGAGCTGAGCTGCATTGCATGCTGGTACGTTCCGATGGCCACCCGATGATACGCTTATTGGCGGCCAGTTGCGTGATTCTCATTGGCTCCATAAACTGGCCATCGATGATCACAGAGCGTCGGACCATCTGGCGTATGAGGAGCGCGAGTCTATGAACGACGGCCTCCGGTGGTTGGACTGCGACATGCACATGGCGGAGCCATGGAACCTGTGGCATCGATACGTCGATCCGCGCTTCCGTGGCGACATCGAGGCGCTCACGGGCGTACCGGAGGGCTACAATCCCCTCACCCATGGTCCGGCCGCCAACATCCGTGAGATTCGGCAAACGCGGGTCCATCTCTTCGACGATTACCTTGGTCCGGACGGCGTCTCCATCGATGCGGCCGGGCAGCTTCGGGCCATGGATCGAGAGGGGATCGACGCGGCGATTCTCTTTCCGACGATAGCGCTCTCGTCTCCACGCACGGCTGATCCTGACGCGGCGATGGCCGTGCGCCGCGCCTTCAACGATTGGCTGCATGAATTCTGCGCCTTCGACCCCTCGCGCCTGAAACTGAACGCGGTCATCGCCACGGGCGACGCGGTCGCCGCAGCGAAGGAGATTCGCCGGGCGCGACAGGAGCTCGGGGCCGTCAGCATCCTGCTGGACCCGCGACCTGACGGCGCGCCGTTCGACGATCCGGTGTACGAGCCGATCTGGGCCGCTGCGGAAGAGGTCGGTTTGGCGGTGGACTTTCACAACGGCATTCCACGCCAGATGGAGGCCCGCTACGGGGATCGGCCCACACATCTGTTCGTCCACGCTTCCGCTCGGCCAGTTGGGCACATGTGCACCTTCATGGAGCTGCTGGTGGGCGGCGTTCTCGAACGCCATCCTCGGCTGCGGGTCGCTTTTCTCGAGTGCGGCGCGTCGTGGGTGCCGTACTGGCTGTTTCGACTCGAGGAGGAGTGCGAAAAGTTCCGGAGCCGCCACCCCGGGATCGATGAGAACGTGCGGCTGCGGCCCGTCGAATATTGGCGCCGGCAGTGCTTCTGCTCGGTCGAGGTGAGCGAGTGGACGCTACCGGGCGTCATCGCCACCATCGGCGACGACAACTTGGTTGTGTCATCGGATTTTCCGCACTTTGACTCGGAGTTCCCGGAGGCAGGTCGTCACTTCGTGAGTCTCGAGGGAGTCAGTCGCGCGGCGAAGCAGAAGATCATGTGGGACAATTGCGCGCGCCTCTACGGGCTCGACTGATCGCCAGCGGCCGCACCCCTCCTCCCTCCCAGGCCGCGGCCGGGGAGGGCACCACCCGAGCCCTCGCTAAGCCAGGGAGGGTGGGCTGGCGCGTCACTCGACGATCGTGGTGGTGGTGCCGGCCCGCGTAAGCGAGATGTGCGACATGGCCGAGTGCTCCGTCGCGCCGTGCCAGTGCTTCTCACCAGCCATCACATGCACGACGTCGCCTGCGTGGATCTCGATCTGTTGTCGCTCGTCGGCCACGTATCCCGCGCCGTAGGTGACGAAAAGGACCTGGTCGCCGGAGTGCACGTGCCACCTGTTTCGCGAGCCGATCTCGAAGTTGATGACGGTGAGAGTGAAGTCCTGGCTGTCGCTCAAGAGCGGCTGGCGCGTGACGTCGCCGACGAAGATCGGCGCGGAGTCCTGCTGCGGTTTCACCTCGGACGGCCGGATACGTCTCACGGTACCTCTCCTTTCGTCCTGACAGCGCACGTTCTCGCGGCGCGCGATGCGCGAGACGCTTTCCGTGTCCGCTCAGGTCGAGGAAAGTGTACCCCGAGGTGGGCGCCACCGAGATCCGTGATCGCTATGCCGCAGGAACCGTCGTTACGCGATCAGTGGATGGCGGCGCGGCGTCCCATTCTCGCAGGATCGCGTCGATCTGCTGGCCTTCCACCGTCTCGTGGGCGATGAGGGCCGCGGCCAGCGCATCCAACACACCACGATGGGATTCGAGCGTGTGACGGGCGTTCGCGTACGCCTCGTCGATGATGGCGCGCACCGAGCGGTCGAGGGCCTCGGCCGTCGCCTCCGCATATTCGCGAGGTTGGCCGATCTCGCGTCCGAGAAACGGGTGCGTCTCGCCGAGACCGTAGGAGACTGGGCCCACTTCGCGGCTCATGCCCCACACGCCGACCATGCGCCGCGCGAGGGCGGTCGCCTGCTTCAAGTCGTTCTCCGCGCCGGTGGTCGGCTGGTTGAAGACGAATTCCTCGGCAGCGCGGCCGCCCAACATGACCGCGATCCGCCCCAGGAGATATTCCCGCGGATAATTGTGTCGCTCCTCCTCCGGGAGTTGCTCGGTAGCGCCCAGCGCCCGGCCGTGGGGAATGATCGTGACCTTGTTGACGGGGTCAGCGCCAGGCGTCAGCTTGGCGACCAGGGCGTGGCCGCTCTCGTGATACGCGACCAGCCGCCGCTCATCCTCACTCAGCGGGATCGCCTGTCGCGTCCCGAGCACGATCTTGTCCATGGCCTCGTCGAAGTCGCGCATCCCAACCTCGCGCGCGTTCCGCCGCGCCGCCTGGAGCGCGGCCTCGTTGGCGAGGTTCGCCAGGTCGGCGCCGGAGAATCCCGGCGTGCGGCGCGCAAGGTTCGCCAAAGCAACGTCCGGCGCGAGGGGCAGGTGGCGGGTATGAATGCCGAGAATCGCCTCGCGCCCGGCGCGATCCGGCAGTCCGAGCGTCACCTGGCGATCGAATCGCCCGGGACGTAGCAGGGCCGGGTCGAGCACGTCCGGCCGGTTGGTCGCGGCAAGCACGATCACGTGCGTCTGGTCGTCGAATCCGTCCATCTCGACGAGAAGCTGGTTCAGCGTCTGCTCGCGCTCATCGTTGCCGCCGCCGAGACCAGCGCCGCGCTGGCGGCCCACGGCGTCGATCTCGTCGACGAAGACGATCGATGGGGCCTCCCGCTTGGCTCGCGTGAATAGGTCGCGCACCCGACTTGCGCCCACGCCCACGAACATCTCGACGAACTCCGAGGCCGAGATGCTGAAAAAGGGCACCGCCGCCTCGCCCGCGATGGCGCGTGCCAGGAGCGTCTTGCCGGTTCCCGGAGGGCCGACCAAGAGGACTCCGCGAGGCAGGCGAGCGCCCAACGCCTGGTACCGCTGGGGTTCCTTCAAAAAGCTGACGATCTCCTGCAGCTCCGCCTTGGCTTCTTCGGCTCCGGCCACGTCGGCGAACGTAACCTTGGGGCGCTCGCTACTGTACTTGCGGGCTCGGCTGGCGCCGAACCCGAAGAGCGATTGCTGACCACGTTGGGCCTGCCGCCCCATCATGAACAGCAGCCCGACAAAGAGGAGCATGGGCAGGAAGTTCACCGCCAGCTCCAGCAACCACGAGCCGCCGCTGGTGTCCTTCGCGGACACCGATACGCCCTGCTGGTCGAGGAGCGGAAGCAGACGCTGGTCCTCGATGGGTGGCAACACCGTTGTGAATCGCGCGTATGTCTGCTGGCTAGCTGCCGTGGGTTGGGCAGTCGCCTGGCTCTGCGGAGCGGGCTGCTGGGGCGGCCACGCGATGGGTTGCTTGAACATGCCATCAACGTTCTGGCCGGAAATAGTGACCGACGCCACTTGACCCGCTCGAACCTGGCCGATGAACTCGGTATAGGTCAGCGCGACCTGGGGCGCCGACTTAGGGACGAAGAACTCGTATCCGTTCCACAGCAAGGTGACGAGGAGGAGGATCCACCAGAGCCAAAGGGGGAGGAAAGGACGCGGGGGCCGTGGCTGCTTCGAGCGCTCATTGGTCGACGGGCCGTTCTTTTTGTTGCTCGCGGGCGGGCTTGCGTCCATCCTTGACTACCTCGCAGGCGGTACGCGGGCGCAACCACGCTCGCGCCGCCGTTCCTGCCTCGATACTAATCGATGGGGTGCCGAGACGTCTCATCGTGATCGCCGCTCGCGTGGTATGCTGGCGGTCGCGAGATACGCCAGCCCCCCGAGATCGGCAACTTCCGCCAAATAGGTATCCCGCGAGGGAGCCCGAGATGAGCCGCACCCACGATCACCCCCACGATTCGTTCTCCCACGCGCATGACGACGGCGACGGCAGCCCGCGCGCAACGCACGGGCCGTCGGTCCACAGCCACGCGCATGAGTCGGCGGCACACATCCATGCCCACGGCCATGCGCACGACCACTGGCACGACGAGGACGAATTCCACGACCACCACGGCGAAGACCTCTCGCCGGAAGAGCAGCAGGAGCTTGCCGAGCGGCTTTGGCGACTCGAAAACGTCGAGCTTCGAACTGTGGGCGTCGACATCGGATCGTCGACGTCCCACCTGATGTTTGCCGAGGTTCACCTGCGCCGGCTCTCCGATGCCCTCTCGAGCCGATTCGTCGTCGTGCGCCGCGAGGTGCTCTGGCGGTCCGCGATCGAGATCACGCCGTACCGGGCGGACGACACGATCGACACGGATGCGCTCGAGGCGTTCATCGAGCGCGCATACCGCGACGCGGGGATCCGGCGAGACGCGATCGACAGCGGCGCCGTTATCCTGACGGGCGAGGCGCTCAAGCGGAAGAACGCCGAGGCGATCGCTCACCTGTTCGCCGCCGAGTCCGGAAAATTCGTGTGTGCGCTCGCCGGGCACCACATGGAGGCATCGCTCGCGGCGCATGGGTCGGGCGCGGTAGCGATCTCGCGGCGCAACCGTTCGACGGTTCTGAACGTTGACATTGGCGGCGGCACGTCCAAATTCGCGCTGATCAGGGACGGCGAGATCGTCTCCACGGCGGCTATCGCCATCGGCGGGCGCCTCGTCGCGCTCGATGACGCTGGCCGTGTGACGCGGCTCGAAGAGCCAGGGCGATTCGCGGCGGAGGCCGCGGGACTACAGATCGCGCTCGGCGAGCCAGTCTCGCCTGACGCCAGGATGCGCCTCGTCCGGTACTGGGTCGACGCGCTGGTGCGGATCGTCAACGGCGAGGAGATCGCCGACGAGACGGCGCGACTGTTCGTTACAGACCCTATCGTCCTTCGGGAGCCCATTGATTCAATCTCGTTCTCCGGCGGCGTATCAGAGTACGTCTACGGGCGCGAGCGCGCCGCGTACCAGGACCTGGGTGCCGCGCTGGGCCATGAGCTTGCGGCCGCTCTGGGGGTCGGTCGGATCCCACACCGGCTGGCAGATCCGGGCGAGGGAATTCGCGCAACGGTGATTGGAGCGTCCCAGTTCACCGTGCAGCTCAGCGGGAGCACGATTTCGGTGTCCAACCGGTCCGTGCTCCCGCTGCGCAACCTCCCGGTCGTGTATCCGCGAATCGATCTGTCCCAAGAGATCACCCCCGAGCATGTCTCTCGCGCCATCGACGCCGCCCTCCGGCGCATGGACGTCGCCGATGCCGCGGTTGCGCTCGGGCTCCGCTGGCCCGGTGACCCGCTGTACCGTCGCCTTCGCGTTCTGGCGCAGGGAATCGCAGGCGCGATGGCTCCGTTCCTCGAACAGCGATTGCCCCTGGTCCTCTTGTTCGATCGCGACGTTGGTCGGACCCTGGGGGAGATCCTGCGGCGCGATCTTGACGTCGCCTGCGACGTGATCTCGATTGACGGAATGGACTTGAAGGAGTTCGACTTCGTGGACATCGGAGAGGTCGTGGAGGCGAGCAACGTAGTCCCCGTGGTGATCAAGTCGCTGCTGTTTGCTGGACGCGAAAGTATCCCGTCACGTTGAATAGCCAAGACGCACTCGCGGCGTTAGGAGGAGACATGGCTTCCGGACCGATCGAGCCTTTCTACGAGTGGCAGCTTGGGGAAGAGATTCCCATCATCACCGGCCTCATCATCGACGATCTCAACGAGGTCGAGCTGGCGCCGTGGGATCGTATGGGCGGCAAAGGGGCATTCCTGAATCTCGGCACGCGGCCAAGCTCGCAGACCAGCGCCTACCTATGTGAGATCGAGCCGGGGGGATCCCTGAAACCCCAGTCACACCTGTTCGACGAGTACGTCTACGTGGTCAGTGGGCGCGGTGCGACGACGGTTTGGGTCGAGGATCGACCAAAGCAGCTCATCGAATGGCAGGAAGGGAGCTTCCTGGCCATCCCCTTGAACGCTCGGCACCAGCACTTCAACACGAGCGATGCTCCCGCGCGCTTTCTCGCGTACCATGATGCGCCCACGGTGATGAACCGGTTCCGAAATGAGCGGTTCGTCTTCGACAACCCCTTCGTGTTCGACGATCGCTTTTCGGGCGAGGCCGGCTATTTCAGTGGGGAGGGAACGCTGGAGAGCGTGCCCGGCAAGTCATTTCGGGTGTGGAAGACCAATTTCGTGCCGGATGCGCGAGGAATCAAGCTATACGAGTGGAAGGAGCGCGGCGCAGGCGGGCTGAACATCATGCTGGAGATGGCCGAGTCCCGCATCCACACGCACATCTCGCAATTTCCTGTCGGCACCTACAAGAAAG carries:
- a CDS encoding ABC transporter substrate-binding protein; the protein is MGSTVGGSQPGVDAIEELLNVGMSTPDAHGVLQARLAEEVPTVENGHWIVTSDGRMETTWTIRPNAQWHDGVPVTADDMVFTVQVGQDREIPVFRDPTYDIVESVDALDARTVRVRWSGPYIRADSMFSRAIALPLPKHILADPYTYDRAGFLDLSYWSGEFIGTGAFRVKEFERGASLTVSANDAYVLGRPKIDEIEIRFIPDNAAVVANLLADSVEVTLGRSLSLEQGVNLRDQWRDGTVDIASQSWMALYPQLLTPHPAIIGEAAFRRALLDGIDRQEMADTLEFGMVPVAHVYVSPQDAEFNEILPSVVKYEYDPRSAKQRLSQLGFETGADGSYRDAAGTALGVQIQVTSSLEAQVKSAFSVADYWQKLGIGVGVDVVPPQRATDAEYRATFSGFALVRQPNDVDAITRAHSRTTPLPENNFTGLNRTRYRNPEFDAQIDSYTTTIPFADRMRVLGQIVHFMTDQVLWMGLFYETEPTAIAKRLKNVTARSQKSVQTWNAHDWDVSS
- a CDS encoding RidA family protein — its product is MADRRSIFLSREGPRRQEAGSAPIPEGSRIGNVVASSLLHGINWDVRDMSRTDPEEQAREVFRAVEQFMANAGGTTENIVQLTVYLKDEQYRKAINAEWLKMFPNPESRPGRIVVYRDFPNSNLFFEVSVLAVL
- a CDS encoding LLM class flavin-dependent oxidoreductase; this encodes MRFHVVMLPNYVVGVDPPFANYYRELLEQIALAEDLGFDCFWFTEHHFMQYGGPSPNPAALIAAAAARTSRIRLGCSVSVLPLRHPVHIAEDYALADALSGGRLEFGMGVGNNPREYDVFGVDIAEARDRFEEALEVILGAWTHERYSHKGRFWQFDDLTIFPRPIQEPHPPLWIAGLSETSLSRAGQRGYNIMTVAHPRPPAEVRPGVAAWRSNLADAGFSPTDRHCLIHLRAYVDEDARRAGELGQAAIARYNALSRVGLGRPARPDESDWEGMLAAGRNVYGTPKQCVEILRRTMKNFDFDIFGMQFSFGGLPHADVVKSMRLFARAVMPAFG
- a CDS encoding MmgE/PrpD family protein, which produces MRSSPFESLADYISSALSRPLPPEVQEKTSFHILDTVAAMVTGSRLRPGRAAIDFIRTQGGTQEATVVGSPIVTTAINAALANGMLAHSDETDDSHAPSLTHPGCAIVPAALAVAERQQSTGEAFIRAVALGYDVGCRVARAMGGIDARGWHGHATHTIGPMFGSAAAAAALLKLDSVGVRYALSFTAQQASGITSWVRDLEHVEKSFVFGGNGARSGVTAALFVASGMTGEENAFDGENGFLEVFCPRGEQFPELVSTLGSHYEISLTNIKKFSVGSPIQAAAEAMTALVTEHSLTASDVRSVDVLLPPQGARVVDGRTMPDVNLQYCIASILLDGGKLTFAATHSYDRLNDPAITGLMERVSLAGNPDFAGMESQRPATVRVHTNQGSVLERHVPAVKGTRDNPMTRDEVLAKAVDLIGSVYGEKRATEAAHAILDLTGLQSIAALRPLLAN
- a CDS encoding TAXI family TRAP transporter solute-binding subunit: MAERPTTSVPAVTRSSLILEATAEMVRQPGFRFDQSRVQMRTQGQQAWAATLFGSDSYQVVDQVVRGEVDIALMNPAGPLAAAYRGKAAWSKPMPVRAIAVIPSLDWLAFAVADRTGLRSLADIKEQRYPLKMSLRRQPDHATHLYIDQVLACYDFSVADIVSWGGAVVPSSHMSFQRERTSQVLSGEVDAIFDEAVLSFIPQLGDLGMHLLPLEESVLQAMDDVGFHRSPIPRSRFPNLDSDVPALDFSGWPIYTRADAPDDMIYRFCQALDARKSAIIWQEPRDLPIDEMCRDTQAAPLKVPLHPAAERYWREAGYL